Sequence from the Fictibacillus arsenicus genome:
GCCGAACTGGTTTGTCCCGATAGAACGGGCACTGGATGAATTGACGCCGGAACAGGCCAATGAGAAAAACGGTATCAGTAACTCAATCTGGGAGATTGTAAATCACTTAATCTTTTGGAACGAGCGTTATTTGAGCAGATTTAAGGGAAATCCGACTTCAAAAAAGATTGAAAGCAACGATGTGACGTTTCATAGCGAAAACAATCAGGACTGGGAAAAAGCGAAAACACAGCTCTATCGGGTACTGACAGAGTGGGTAAGTGCTGTAAAAGATGCAGAAGATGACGTGTTTGAACGGTCGGCACATGAAGACAGGCACGATCCATGGTACTCGGTTCTTGCAAACATCAATATCCATAACGCTTACCACATCGGTCAAATTGTAGAGATTCGTAAAAACAATGGAAACTGGAATCCAAAGAATGGCGTTCATTAATAAAGGAGGAACATCATAATGGAATCAAAATTCGTTTATGTCACATATATCGGGGCTTCACCGGAAAAAGTATGGGAAGCATTAACGGAAGGGGACATTTCAGAGCAGTACTTTTTTGGTACTAGAATAGAATCAAAATGGGAAGAAGGATCAAGTGTTACTTACTCTCGTAATGGAGAGGTGACGGATGAGGGAAGCGTATTAAAATATGACCCGGCTCACGAACTTTCATTTACATGGACAAATAAAAGTGATGACACTCCCCGCGAAAGTCCTACGGTGGTAACGTTTAAGCTGCAGCATATGGAATCAACAGTTAAACTGACATTGATCCATGACAATCTCGTAAAGACAGACTTAGTCGAAAAAGAGGGGACGTTTGAAGGTTTTAATAATGGCTGGCCAGCGATATTGAGCAACTTAAAGACATTCCTCGAAACGGGGAAAACACTTCCAGCTTTGAGTTTGTGATGAAGTGGGAATTTAAATGAACAGCTCCGAACCGATTTTTAATTGATAATGTCATAATTTGTTGGCAAACGTCGACTCGTGTTTTTTTTAGATTTAACGTGGGATTATGGATGTCTTTCGTGGGATAAATAAAAATAACGTGGGATTCTTGAAATTAACACGGGAATCAATTTTTGTGAAAGTTAACTGTCCATCCCATCCATACAAAGTATAGAATATGTTTATTCGATAAAAACACAATTTGAAAATAAACGGCTATCTCTATTCTCAATAGAGTTCTGGCCGTTTTTTTATGAAAATGTTTATCGTTTTCTTTGTTTTTCTAAGAAGATAATAAATTTTTCACGAGCTAGAGGATTAATGATCAGTTTACGGACACGCCGTTTATTTTCTAAATAACGGCGCACATGAACATTAGTGAAAAATAGCTTTCGAAAGTTTGCGTCTTCATATAAGGTGTTAAACCATCGATGTTCGTTCAGTTCGTGAATATGCCGGTCGATTGTTTTGGTATCTAATCCAATGAACATACGAGGAGAGCTTAACCGTAAAAAGAAGTCCAATAAATCTCTAAACATTTTACAGATCCCACTTCTCATACAACTCTTTAATCTCTTCACGATGTGTAATCCCGTATTCGGACGGAGTCTCCAATATAAACGGAACAACCTTCATTATACGAGAAAGAACGAGTTTAGAAAACTGCTCCTCTGAGATATGACCGTTATGAAAAATATTGGCATGACGGTCTTTTCCTTCACTCGAAGCATACCTCGAATTATTTAAATGGACAGCCAATAAATGGTCAAAGTAACCTAACTCAGTACCTTTTTCCTCGAGTTCACCCCAGTTATCACCATTCCACAAACCGCTTGCAAATGCATGGCATGTATCTAAACAAAAGCCGATTTTCTCAGGATGCTCACACAGGTTTCGAACTTGGGCAAGCTCCTCTATCGTTGTACCCATTGAACCTGGCCGTCCCGCATTATTTTCTAATAAAATTTTACAGTGTCCGTCCCAATCCGTAAGAACAGCATTCAGCATATGTATCATTAGCTGATAACTTGCAAGAGGATCCTCACCAGGAATCGGGCTGCCGAAATGTACAACAACACCTGCAGACCCGCACGCTTCAGCGATCTCTAAATCATTCTGCAAAGACTGAATCGTAATCTCTTTTTTATCGTCAGAAGGAGTAAGGCTGGTCGGATAGGGAGTATGGGCCACCGAGATTAGATCATGATCCATACAAAATGCTTTACAGCTGGCTGCGTCCCCTCTATTAAAATCTTTCACAGACAGACTGCGCGGATTCTTTGGGAAGTATTGATATGCGCGGGCACCTAAAGAAAAAGCATGTTTTGCTGCTCCCATATAACCGTTCCTTATACTGACATGACAGCCGAATCGCACAATAACCCCTTCTTTCGTTCAGCAAATGATAAGAATAAAGTTTCCCTATTTGAAAGATGATATGCGAATTTCAGTCCAATGGTCTTAGTTTTAAAAAAATGGGGAAGGGAATATTGATACAAACCATAAAGGAGGTGGATAGCATGTCTGTTTATGATCAAATCAGCTCTTGCTGCAGCAGGATTGAGGAAGCAGACACAAAAGAAGACGTACTTCGCGAAGTAGATAAGCTGGATCAATACGCCTCTTATCTGAACGCTGACAAAGCAAAAAGACTTCATATTTATTGCGATAATATCCGAAAACTAAACGTAGATGTGAAAAGTGAAACCGTTAACCAATCCCAATCTATCCGGAAATTATTTTCATAGAATGCCAATAGAGACAAGGCTGCCATCGGGTGGTCTTGTTTTTGATGTGTCACATATTTTTTTTGCGACGTGGAACAATGAAACCAAACACTTAAAGTTAGATACTTAAGAGCCATAAGGGGTTGATTAATATGGAACATCAATCAGAGAATAAAGATATGAATCATGAATTTTTACCAATGACGAGTGTTGCGAATAACACTGGCGATCAGATTGCACCAGGAGTTTATGTACTAACAACCAAGATCGTGAACGTCTATTTCATCCAGAGTACAGAGGATCACCATACTTATTATTTAGTGGACGCAGGAATGCCGAAATCCGGAGATATGATTTGTGAATGGGCTGAGAAATGGTTTAATCATCCGCCAAAAGCAATCCTTTTGACTCACGGACACTTCGATCATGTGGGAGCGGTTAACGAGCTAGCTGAAAAGTGGGGTGTTCCCGTTTATGCACACCATGAAGAGATTCCATATTTGAATGGGCAAAAAGACTATCCAGAGCCAGATCCATCTGTAAATGGCGGATTGGTCACGAAACTTTCACCTATGTTTCCGAATCACGGTATCGATTTAGGGAATTATGTTCAATCTCTTCCAGAGGATGGAACCATTCCTGGACTTACCGGGTGGAGGTGGATTCACACACCGGGTCACACACCAGGACATGTCTCATTCTTTAGAGAAAGTGATAGGGTACTGGTTGCAGGGGACGCTTTTATAACAGTAGAACAGGAATCGCTCTATAAAGTCTTGACGCAAAAACAAGAAATGAACGGGCCGCCAAAATATTTCACGACGGACTGGCAGCTGGCGAAGAATTCAGTTCAAGCATTAGCTGCTCTTCAGCCATCTGTAGCTGCAACAGGGCACGGAGTTCCGATGAACGGACCAAAGCTTACAGAGGAACTAAATAAGCTTGCCGAAAACTTTGACGAGCTGGCAATACCTGCCCATGGAAAATATGTAGATTAGAAAAAGATAAATCCCTCGTGTACACGTCACGAGGGATTTTTTATCAATCATATCGTGTTTCTTGCAGAGCAGCTTGTGTTTCGTGAAGGTGGCGCAAATATTCCTTCGCATGCAGAAGCTGCTTTTTTTCTTCCTCAGTTGTTCCTTCTCCAGCAGAATGGAGAGATTGCTGAGCGGTTTCAAGCCAGACTTTAGCGGTCTGAAAACAATTCGGTGCTGCGTTTGCCTGAGCTTCGATCATGGCTTCATCGGCACGTTTTACATGGTCTAACACTTCTTTTACCTTGGGATCTAAGTTTTGTTCCATAGGATTGCTTCTCCTTTTAAAAGAATTTATGGTCTGAATGAATCTCCTGACGAATAAGATGAAGACATGCAGAGTTGTCCATCTTCTATCGTGGAGGTCGCCAATGTTTCTTATTTTAAAATATGTTTTATTAGGGATATCACTTGCGGCACCAATCGGTCCAGTCAACGCGGCTCAAATGGACCGCGGAATTAAATACGGTTTCTGGCAAGCGTGGATGGTCGGACTAGGAGCGTCAATAGCAGATGGTCTGTACATGCTTTTGGTATATATGGGACTCGTAAGTTATATCGATACAGCATTTATGAAGTCTTTTCTATGGCTTTTCGGCTGTTTTGTTCTTTTATACACCGGGATCGAGACATTTAAAAAAGCGACGAAAGAAATGAGCAGCGAAAAGAACTACACAGTACATGTTGGTAAAAGCTTTTTTGCAGGATTTCTCATGTCGTTAACAAATCCTCTTACCATCTTATTTTGGTTAGGAATTTATGGTTCTATACTTGCAGAAACAGCCGCAAAGTACAGCTTTGAGAGTTTAATGCTATACAGCGGAGCCATATTTGCAGGAATACTAGCGTGGGACTTTACGATGGCACTTGTTTCGAGCAGTTTCCGAAAGCTCTTGGCTGACCGGATATTAGGTGCCATATCTAAGCTGTCAGGATTATCATTGATTGGCTTTGGCGTTTACTTCGGGTATCAAGGAATTGCATTTTTGTTCTTTTAAAACAGCTCAAGGTGAGACTTGGGTTGTTTTTCTTTTTGAGTATGCATATTTGACCGGTTAAGTCTGAACAATAATACGTGAGCAGCAGGAGGGTATTATTGTGAAGAATTTAACTGTAATGGGCCAGTTCAGCCCAATATGGACAAATCAGAAGTCAAGAAAATGACATGGTGGCAGCTCTCTCTAATAGGGGGCGGCTGTACGATCGGAACGGGTTATTTTCTGGGTTCAACCATTGGAATCCAGCTGACAGGTCCTTCGATTGTTTTTTCATTTTTATTAGCCGCAATCGGTACATACATCGTATTTCAGCTCCTTGCTAAGATGACAGCAGCTGATCCTCAAAAAGGGTCCTTCTGTTATTACGCTTCACAAGCCTTTGGGAGGTGGGCAGGATTCAGCTGCGGGTGGAATTATTGGGTATCCAGTATATTGATCATGGGCAGTCAGCTCACAGCACTTTCGATTCTTTCACAGTTTTGGTTTCCTCATATTCCGTTATGGGTGTTTGCAGCAGGTTATGCCATTCTCGCCATTATCGTTGTGCTGGCAGGAACGGAGAAATTTGACCAAGTGGAAAACCTGCTTGCTGTTATAAAAGCGGCTGCAATTGTCATGTTCATTATTTTAGCAATAGCAGGGCTCATCGGGATAATCGATGGAAAGTCATATGATTTATCCATTCCAAATAACTTCGATGGTTATTTTGCAGGCGGGCTTAAAGGATTCTGGTCGTCCCTGATCTATGCGTTTTATGCTTTTGGCGGGATTGAAGTAATCGGAATGATGGCGATGCAGCTAAAAAAGACAGAAGATGCGACGAAAGCAGGAAGCATCATGCTTTTGATTTTAACGATTATTTATGTGCTTTCTATTGGGTTGGCTGTAACAACAGTAGAGATGGAAGTTTTCGATCATAAAGAAAGTCCTTTCGTAACCGCAATGAAACGATATCATCTATCGTTCTTTCCTCATGTCTTTAATGGAGCAATTATCATAGCCGGATTTTCAGCGATGGCTGCTGCATTGTTCGGAGTTACGAACCTTTTGCAGTCTCTAGCAGAAGATAGTGATGCTCCAAAGTTTTTTGCGAAAAAGATTAAATACAAAGAACTTCCGATGGCAGCAATGGGTTTGGGAGCCGCAGGATTATTAGCAAGCATCATCACAGCTCTGCTCCTTCCAGGGAGGATATACGAATATATCACTACAGCTGCAGGAATCCTTCTTTTATTCAACTGGCTTTTCATCATCTTTTCAGCTATGAAGATTCTTAAGCAAAAAGCTTGGGCAAGAGTAATCGCCGTAATTGCGGTTGTCTTTATATTTGCTGCTGTAACAGGAACGTGGTTTGAGCACACCATTCGACCTGGGCTGTATGTAAGTTTAGCAATTGCAGCATTAATTGGCGCAGTCGCAATCATGATCCAGAAAAAACATACAAAATTCCAATAAAACTGTCTTCTACGTACACGATGTGCTCTTAGGAAGGCGGTTTTTTTACTTTTTAAAGCTGATTTTTTGCTTTAAAAAGATGGCATGGGCGAAACGGGAGGTACATGGGGCGAATCTGCATATATTCAGGGTGAGACGAAAGGTATACCGGGTGTAAGCACGATGAGTTGGGGCGAAAACATTTAGTTATTAGGCGTACGTGTAATAAATATAAGATCACGTACCGTAAAAAACTCTTCTTAATAAATTGTAAAGGACTTCTTTCCTCGAAAATCGAATCTTTATAAAACGACGATTTTTTCAAAGGAGAAGATACATATGACAGCTGACAATCAAAAAATCACTACATTCCTCATGTTTACTGGGCAAGCAGAAGAGGCGATGAACTTTTACATATCTTTATTCGATGACTCTGAAATTACGAACGTCCTTCATCAAGAAAACGGAAAGGTGCTGCATGCGACATTTACGCTGAAGGGGCAGTCGTATATGTGTATCGACAGTCCGATCAACCATGATTTTACGTTCACTCCATCCATTTCGCTTTTTGTTAAGTGCGATTCCTTGGATGAGGTAAGCGGTCTTTTTGAAAAATTATCACATGGTGGCTCCGTTCTCATGGAGCTAGGAGAGATTCCGGGCTATGAAAAATTCGGCTGGGTACAGGATCAATACGGTGTTTCATGGCAGTTGAGTCTTCTTCAAAAATAAAAAGCAGGGAATTGCGCCTGCTTTTTATCCAAAACAAACAAAATTTCTAATTTGGGAATACCCATAACGCACTCGTTGGCGGCGTCCGCCTACCCAAACATATCCTGTAACACTGTTTCTGCGGATCTCTGTTGGGAAAAACCAAAAGTCTCTTCCAAATTGACCTTGTCTTCGAAGACCTAACAAACCCCAGCTTCCAAGACAGGCACATATTCTTTGCCGGATCATTGGCGGCTGGTAGCTCGATGTGAAAAATGGCTGCGGGATTTGCCCTTGAGCAAATTGCTGAGGCGGAGGTCCAAAAGGTCCCTCATCTTCATCTCCATTCGGACGATCAACATACATAGGTTCCTCATGCGAATCATGGTTCTGATGGTAAAAAGGATGGTTATACATGAACAATTCACCTCCTTGTCTGATGACTCTATGATATGGATATGTTGTACACTTCGAATGAGTAGCTTGTACGTCAGCCTAAATTTAAAAAGCAGTGTTAACGAATGAAAATGAAAAGAGAGATGAACATGATCAAATATCCAATTTTAAAAAATAATGCAATGATCGGTGTAACAGCACCATCTTCAGGAGTGCCCTCATTTTTGCATGACATGTTCAAGCAGGCATGTGATCGAATGGAGAAGAGGGGCTATCAGGTAACAGTGGGTGATACTGTCTGGACTCAAAAGAAAGCAAAGTCTGCACCTGCGAAAGTAAGAGCAGATGAGTTTAACCAGATGATGGCAGACGAATCCATAGACTTAATCATTCCTCCATGGGGCGGTGAACTCCTAATCGAGATGATTGAACATGTAGATTTTACTTCCATTAAAAAGAAGTGGATTCTCGGGTATTCCGATACAAGCGCATTGATGCTTGCAACTACACTGAAAAAAGGAATTGCGACAGCGAACGGAATAAACTTTGTTGATGTTAGAGGGGAATGCATGGATGAAACGACAGCAATGTGGGAGAAGGTGCTGTCAACGAAAGAAGGAGATTCCGTTCTTCAGCATTCATCCTCTAAATATCAAAAGGCGTGGGACCATGCGAACCCAACCCCATGTATCTTTCATCTGACAGAAGAAACGAGCTGGAAGACAGTCTCAGGGGCAAAAGAAAAGGTAGAAGGCCGCTTGCTCGGCGGATGTATTGATATCATCAGGCATTTGATAGGGACCCCATTTGGTGATGTGAAGACTTTCCGTAAGCAGTTTATAAATGATGAACCGATCCTCTGGTACTTTGAAAACTGCGAGATGAATACAACAGATTTGAGAAGAACATTGGTGCAAATGAAGCTGGCAGGCTGGTTTGAAGGCTGTTCAGGAATTCTGTTCGGCAGAAGTGATGCAAACGATACTGTGGAAGATTATACAGCAGAAGATGATTATCAGGATTTGGCAAAAGACCTTGGAGTGCCTGTCATTTATGATATAGATTGCGGTCATCAGCCGCCTCAAAATACATTCATAAATGGTGCCTATGCAGAAGTAGAAGCAGATGGTGAGGGTAAGGGCACTGTTTTGCAGCATTTTAGAACATAAAATAATTAATGGACAACAAAAAGCTGGCTCGTCATTCGAGCCAGCATTCTCCACTTATAATCTACCAATCAATCACCATTCAGCATGCCGAACACGCCTTTAGCTAAGCTGCCTTCGTCACTGGAGCCGCCTCGGTGTGGTGCAGCTGCGAATACTCGGCTCGCCAATCGGCTGAAAGGAAGGGACTGGATCCAGACTGTTCCTGGTCCTCTTAATGTTGCAAAGAATAAACCTTCACCGCCAAATAATGCCGTTTTCACGCCTTTCACCATCTCGATGTTGTAATTGACACCGCTTGTCATCGCAACTAAGCAGCCGGTATCGACGCGGAGAACTTCGCCGGGTGCCAGTTCTTTTTTATGAATCGTTCCGCCAGCATGAACGAAAGCCATGCCGTCACCTTCAAGCTTCTGCATAATGAAGCCTTCTCCACCAAAGAACCCAGCGCCGATCTTACGCTGAAACTCGATTCCTACAGAAACACCTTTAGCCGCAGCCAAGAATGCATCTTTTTGACAGATCACTTTTCCGCCAAACTCACTCAGATCCATCGGGATGATTTTACCAGGATAAGGAGAAGCGAAAGAGACGTGCTTCTTCCCATTGGCGTCATTTGTGAAAGTTGTCATGAACAGACTCTCACCCGTTAGTACACGTTTACCGGCACTGAAAAGCTTGCCCATCAAACCGCTTCCTCCGCCTGAAGAACCGTCGCCAAAGATCGTTTCCATCCCGATTCCGTCTTCCATCATCATCAGTGCACCAGCTTCTGCGATCACTGTTTCATTTGGATCGAGCTCCACTTCAACAAACTGCATGTCATCTCCGTAAATTTTATAATCAATTTCGTGATTGTTCATGTTCATTTCCTCCAATTAAGTTCATTTTCGTTAACCTAAGTAAATTACGTTTCAGGGAGAAAATTGGTTTCAAAATACTTACTTAACCGTGGAAATATTTTCAACTTCCAAATTCTTTTTCTTTATTTTAAGGAAATGGTACAATAGAAGGTAGAAATTTCAAAACAATTAATAGGAGTGAACACTATGGCTTTAACCTTGGAAAAGGATTATATCGATTATTTTACAAATAACAGAGAAGAGTTCCAAGAGTCATTATTAAGTGAAGCCCAAAATGTTCGGGGGAAAATTGAAGAAATCCTTCTGATTGGTAATATCGATCTATTATCCAATGCTCATAAACTTGTGATGTACACGATCCAGGGGAAAGACGATGAATTAGAATCATTTGCAAAAATTGAAGGTGTTTCATGGGCATCGCACAGCCTTACGCTAGCATTCAAACTTGAGTGGGTACAAGCTATCCGCAGAACTATCTGGAAGTACTTGCAAGAATTCGATAAATTAAATCAGATTGATTTAGACAGTGACAGATTTTTTAATATTGAAAGACAAATTAACGACCGCATTGACAAGTTTTTAAACGAATTATTCTTGAGTTATTCTGAGTACAAAGATAAGCTGATTGAATCACAGAGAGCGCTCGTTGAAAATCTCTCTGTTCCAATTATTCCGATCACTGCAACAGTTTGTGTCCTTCCTCTAATTGGAAGTATTGATACATATAGAACGGACACGATTGAAGAGAAGGTTCTAATGGAAATCAGCAGACTTCGCATCGGAACGCTAGTCATTGATCTATCCGGTATCGCTCAAATGGAGACTGAAGTGATCGAACATATGATGAAGGTCATCGAAGGGGCGAACATGATGGGCTGTGAGTGTGTAATCACCGGCCTGCGTCCAGAAATCGTACGCAAAGTGACGAGCATCGGGTTAAATTTCGAAAGTAAAGCACAAACGAAAGCCACGCTTCAGCAAGCATTGGAAGATTACTTGAAATAACAACTTTATGATAAAAAAATCAGAGGATGACTCAAAAGTAAAAAACTTTTGAAGTCACCCTTTTTTTATTAAAAAATAATAAATGAGGACTGGCAAAAATAAGTTAACTTACTTTGGGGACAGTCCTTTTTCTGCATTTCTATGA
This genomic interval carries:
- a CDS encoding DinB family protein, which gives rise to MDQRTILLRQMAANHNEPNWFVPIERALDELTPEQANEKNGISNSIWEIVNHLIFWNERYLSRFKGNPTSKKIESNDVTFHSENNQDWEKAKTQLYRVLTEWVSAVKDAEDDVFERSAHEDRHDPWYSVLANINIHNAYHIGQIVEIRKNNGNWNPKNGVH
- a CDS encoding SRPBCC family protein — protein: MESKFVYVTYIGASPEKVWEALTEGDISEQYFFGTRIESKWEEGSSVTYSRNGEVTDEGSVLKYDPAHELSFTWTNKSDDTPRESPTVVTFKLQHMESTVKLTLIHDNLVKTDLVEKEGTFEGFNNGWPAILSNLKTFLETGKTLPALSL
- a CDS encoding deoxyribonuclease IV, with amino-acid sequence MRFGCHVSIRNGYMGAAKHAFSLGARAYQYFPKNPRSLSVKDFNRGDAASCKAFCMDHDLISVAHTPYPTSLTPSDDKKEITIQSLQNDLEIAEACGSAGVVVHFGSPIPGEDPLASYQLMIHMLNAVLTDWDGHCKILLENNAGRPGSMGTTIEELAQVRNLCEHPEKIGFCLDTCHAFASGLWNGDNWGELEEKGTELGYFDHLLAVHLNNSRYASSEGKDRHANIFHNGHISEEQFSKLVLSRIMKVVPFILETPSEYGITHREEIKELYEKWDL
- a CDS encoding MBL fold metallo-hydrolase produces the protein MEHQSENKDMNHEFLPMTSVANNTGDQIAPGVYVLTTKIVNVYFIQSTEDHHTYYLVDAGMPKSGDMICEWAEKWFNHPPKAILLTHGHFDHVGAVNELAEKWGVPVYAHHEEIPYLNGQKDYPEPDPSVNGGLVTKLSPMFPNHGIDLGNYVQSLPEDGTIPGLTGWRWIHTPGHTPGHVSFFRESDRVLVAGDAFITVEQESLYKVLTQKQEMNGPPKYFTTDWQLAKNSVQALAALQPSVAATGHGVPMNGPKLTEELNKLAENFDELAIPAHGKYVD
- a CDS encoding LysE family transporter, encoding MFLILKYVLLGISLAAPIGPVNAAQMDRGIKYGFWQAWMVGLGASIADGLYMLLVYMGLVSYIDTAFMKSFLWLFGCFVLLYTGIETFKKATKEMSSEKNYTVHVGKSFFAGFLMSLTNPLTILFWLGIYGSILAETAAKYSFESLMLYSGAIFAGILAWDFTMALVSSSFRKLLADRILGAISKLSGLSLIGFGVYFGYQGIAFLFF
- a CDS encoding amino acid permease — protein: MTWWQLSLIGGGCTIGTGYFLGSTIGIQLTGPSIVFSFLLAAIGTYIVFQLLAKMTAADPQKGSFCYYASQAFGRWAGFSCGWNYWVSSILIMGSQLTALSILSQFWFPHIPLWVFAAGYAILAIIVVLAGTEKFDQVENLLAVIKAAAIVMFIILAIAGLIGIIDGKSYDLSIPNNFDGYFAGGLKGFWSSLIYAFYAFGGIEVIGMMAMQLKKTEDATKAGSIMLLILTIIYVLSIGLAVTTVEMEVFDHKESPFVTAMKRYHLSFFPHVFNGAIIIAGFSAMAAALFGVTNLLQSLAEDSDAPKFFAKKIKYKELPMAAMGLGAAGLLASIITALLLPGRIYEYITTAAGILLLFNWLFIIFSAMKILKQKAWARVIAVIAVVFIFAAVTGTWFEHTIRPGLYVSLAIAALIGAVAIMIQKKHTKFQ
- a CDS encoding VOC family protein codes for the protein MTADNQKITTFLMFTGQAEEAMNFYISLFDDSEITNVLHQENGKVLHATFTLKGQSYMCIDSPINHDFTFTPSISLFVKCDSLDEVSGLFEKLSHGGSVLMELGEIPGYEKFGWVQDQYGVSWQLSLLQK
- a CDS encoding S66 family peptidase; this translates as MIKYPILKNNAMIGVTAPSSGVPSFLHDMFKQACDRMEKRGYQVTVGDTVWTQKKAKSAPAKVRADEFNQMMADESIDLIIPPWGGELLIEMIEHVDFTSIKKKWILGYSDTSALMLATTLKKGIATANGINFVDVRGECMDETTAMWEKVLSTKEGDSVLQHSSSKYQKAWDHANPTPCIFHLTEETSWKTVSGAKEKVEGRLLGGCIDIIRHLIGTPFGDVKTFRKQFINDEPILWYFENCEMNTTDLRRTLVQMKLAGWFEGCSGILFGRSDANDTVEDYTAEDDYQDLAKDLGVPVIYDIDCGHQPPQNTFINGAYAEVEADGEGKGTVLQHFRT
- a CDS encoding TIGR00266 family protein produces the protein MNNHEIDYKIYGDDMQFVEVELDPNETVIAEAGALMMMEDGIGMETIFGDGSSGGGSGLMGKLFSAGKRVLTGESLFMTTFTNDANGKKHVSFASPYPGKIIPMDLSEFGGKVICQKDAFLAAAKGVSVGIEFQRKIGAGFFGGEGFIMQKLEGDGMAFVHAGGTIHKKELAPGEVLRVDTGCLVAMTSGVNYNIEMVKGVKTALFGGEGLFFATLRGPGTVWIQSLPFSRLASRVFAAAPHRGGSSDEGSLAKGVFGMLNGD
- a CDS encoding STAS domain-containing protein; protein product: MALTLEKDYIDYFTNNREEFQESLLSEAQNVRGKIEEILLIGNIDLLSNAHKLVMYTIQGKDDELESFAKIEGVSWASHSLTLAFKLEWVQAIRRTIWKYLQEFDKLNQIDLDSDRFFNIERQINDRIDKFLNELFLSYSEYKDKLIESQRALVENLSVPIIPITATVCVLPLIGSIDTYRTDTIEEKVLMEISRLRIGTLVIDLSGIAQMETEVIEHMMKVIEGANMMGCECVITGLRPEIVRKVTSIGLNFESKAQTKATLQQALEDYLK